The Fragaria vesca subsp. vesca unplaced genomic scaffold, FraVesHawaii_1.0 scf0509993, whole genome shotgun sequence nucleotide sequence GAATAATCCAGCTTCTTTTCAGCTGCATCACATGGCTCATCTCCAATTCCCCAGTTAACAACCATTGGAAGCTGTTCAATGCCTAATAGATCTGTAATGCTTTTATTCCCAGAGTATGTGAATTGGTCTTCTTGCACTATCAAGGCATAGCCGCAGTGGCTTGTTATGTACGAGTGATTGTAAAAACTACTCACTTTCATACCAAGACTCTGAAGACCACTAGGGATGGAAGTTTGGCAGCACCCAATACCAGAGCAAGATGCATTAGCACTGCCAACATTGTCGTTACATATTGACATACACCCGGTTGTGTAGTTCTCATCCCCCCGGTGGCCTTGAAATAGTGCTAAAGCATCACAACCAACCACaatgaacttgtttttggtATCGGAAATTGTATAAGGAGTAGGCAGCGAGAGCGAGGGGTTGTTGCTGAACAACGGCTCGTTCATGTCATTGTAACAATCATAA carries:
- the LOC101297974 gene encoding wall-associated receptor kinase 2-like, giving the protein MTHISLEGELQIIQEIAYDCYNDMNEPLFSNNPSLSLPTPYTISDTKNKFIVVGCDALALFQGHRGDENYTTGCMSICNDNVGSANASCSGIGCCQTSIPSGLQSLGMKVSSFYNHSYITSHCGYALIVQEDQFTYSGNKSITDLLGIEQLPMVVNWGIGDEPCDAAEKKLDYSCKKNSECVNRTITIGSGSSGYFCQCLPGYEGNPYLPDGCQDIDECEANPCNGLNGVCLNTPGNYSCLCSKGYKNNGPNGKCIKDNSSNRLLLIVLSLGIS